The Labrus bergylta unplaced genomic scaffold, fLabBer1.1 SCAFFOLD_209, whole genome shotgun sequence genome segment CCTCCCCCCGACACTCGAGCTGAACCCCCCGACCGATGTGGAGCCTGCAGGAAAAGAATatgcagaagaagaatgagTTGATGAAGtgaataaaaagagacagactGCTGCAGTTCAGACGATCGACTGGTGACCTGGCGCGGTGGCTGGTGGCGGTGCGGTGGACGTTGCTCAGCTGTCCCAAACAGAATCTGTCCCCTCCTGAAGGATCCACATAACCGTCCACCGTCACCTGAGGACAGCTGGACGGGACCTTAAACATCTCTCCCACCTGAACATCCAACTCAAAGTACGAGATGGAGCACCAGAACTCTGGACCTgagagacagacaagacagCGTGAGACAGTCCAGCACAGTCAGGGGGGACCACCTGAGGAGGGGTTTGGACAGGTGTGGTACCTGGATGGTTGGAGACGGGTTGTGGATAGGGAGCAGTGCTGTGGTGTTGAGACCCTGCAGGACAAACGACTCAGTCACATTGAAAGACAGAACTGACAGTAACGGTATTTGAAGGTCACATGATGTCATACAGAAGTGAGTGTTGGGGGCGTGGTGATGTTGGGGATGATGCAATGGCTGATGCTGGTGGCTCCTCCCATTCTGATGAGGTCCTGCTGGGCTGTAGGGGGCGGGGCCATTAGCTGGCCAGGTGgctgcagagacaaacaggaTAGAACCAGACACACCTTCAGCTTTATGTTCAACACTTGTTACAACTTCAGTTGCATCCTCTGATACTACAtttcacttatcagactcttttatccaaagcgacgtacatcagagagtaagaacaacacaagcaaggatctagaaaaaagggaacaatgtcagtaagagcaaacgatcagctttgagtctgattggacacacaggtgctgacaggaagtgaccagaggcaaagcacaacattgagggcagttcttgagagctctaatcagtatagaaaccatcttataagtcgtcgttatcaaacaaaaaccatcgtcattaccatcatcatcatcaataatatggagaccatcatcattaagttagtaggtattcatgaaagagctgggtctttagctttttcttaaaggtgcagagggactgaTTCTTATAGATCACTCGTTCTATTTCTTCTTGATTTAAATATGGCTCCTTCTTCTTCATTGGTTCTCTATAACTCTTCTACCATAGTGGTCCTAATAGAAGACTCCGCCCCTTTCCAAGCACTCACCATGCAGTGCTCCCTGCTGTACTGAGCGCTGATGTTTTTACACTTCTTCATATTCATCCCTGCGTCAGATGGACAACCTTTAAACTTCTgttgcttcagacgatctctaACTGAGATGCAGAATTCAGGATGAGTTGTTACACTATAAAGTTCGGGTTTTCTTACAGTTTGATAAATTGCATCGCCGTGTAGCCCAGCTTCTCTGCCTGCCCTCCTGTCGGTCTCTCCTGAAAGTATCTGAGCTGACCTACATCTCCGGTGGCAAAAACATTCACTAAGTACTTCATACAACCCTCAAAAATGTGgaactgtctctttaaaaagtGTCACTAGTGATATTAACTGTGttaacgtctctctctctgatgagtCTTCTTCTACTCTatctctgtttctgctgctgctcagtcACATGACCTCAGGTGAGCACAGGTCAGGGTCAGTACCAGGTCTGGGGGGGCTGCTGTACTCGGGGCTCAGTGGGTGAGGGGAGGTGGGTGTTGGAGGGTGAGGAGGCTGGGGGGTGTGAGGGGGGTTCGGGTGAGGTGGGGAGGCGTGGCTTCCGTGGTTCTGAGGAGAGGTGATCTGAAGTAGGCCTGAGCCATTGCTCCTGACTCCGCCCCCAGCCCCGCCCCctgctctgctgcagcctgcggcgccccctgctggtagaGCTGCAGCCTGCATGGAGCTGCTTCCTGCAGGAGAAACAGCATGAAGACATTAAGACCTTTCATCTGACAGAGGGAGTGAtgatcctctcctctctttgtttacatcatgaaTAAGTCAACCTGCACGTTTATGATATGAAGGATAAAAGAGTTTTTACAGCGTCTGACTCTGGAGGTCATTTTGAAAGAGCTCCTGTAGAGCATGTGTAGTACCACAGTCTGACCTGGGGGAGAGAGGGGCATGTTGGAGTACATGCTGAGAGGGCGGGGCTGGCTGTAGGGGTCAGTGTGGGGGGGCAGGTCGATCTGCAGACAGTCCTGCATGTACTCCTCTTTAATCAACGACTGAGGACCTGAAGGAAGACAGAGAACAGATAACAGCTGATAGATGaaaatcagagtgtgtgtgtgtgtatgtgtgtgtatgtgtgtgtgtgtgtgtgtgtgtgtgtgtgtgtgtgtgtgtgtgtgtgtgtgtgtgtgttacctgctgAGGGGGGGGTCACCACCCTCTCATAGTGGTAGGGGTTCACACACACGCTGTCGTACTTCAGGTCGAAGGCAAACTGACAGAACTTCACGTGTTTGAGTTCGTTCTTATGGAGGTCGGGCCAACGCCACAGACGAGCGTAGATCACATGAGGGAAACCTTTACGACCCGCCACCTGCACCAAGGACCgtacgcacgcatgcacacacgcacacacacacacacacacacaggtgtattGTCATGATGACAGaatcttaaagtctttatatgtgatgttttgatccagcagatgtcgcccttgagctccagcatgaaaccaaaacaactggcgctgcattgttgtgttagcatgctaatgctagcgatctttattctgctggtatcttcacactgcatgtaaatttacctgaaatgagcgtgatctagaaacacagttaagcagtgagtacagtatgttattcttcttttctctagtccctcaattaaacaacttttatacacgaggggaggagtcagccggccgtcctggcgatgtaaacaaagtgaagataggactctgaaaactctgaaaacatcacagacagtgggactcgggtgttacacccattgtagacagtcatgactcacagagttattttcagaggagtacttgatttctacatttaagtgtgaaaaatcacatttaaagacttt includes the following:
- the LOC109977442 gene encoding mothers against decapentaplegic homolog 4-like; this translates as MQDCLQIDLPPHTDPYSQPRPLSMYSNMPLSPPGSSSMQAAALPAGGAAGCSRAGGGAGGGVRSNGSGLLQITSPQNHGSHASPPHPNPPHTPQPPHPPTPTSPHPLSPEYSSPPRPATWPANGPAPYSPAGPHQNGRSHQHQPLHHPQHHHAPNTHFWSQHHSTAPYPQPVSNHPGPEFWCSISYFELDVQVGEMFKVPSSCPQVTVDGYVDPSGGDRFCLGQLSNVHRTATSHRARLHIGRGVQLECRGEGDIWMRCLSDHSVFVQSFYLDREAGRVPGDGVHKIYPGAYIKVFDLRQCHRQMQQQAAAAQAAVVTQAAAVAGAIPGPNSVGGIAPAVSVCSTAGLGVDDLRRLCIIRLSFVKGWGCDYPRQSIKDTPCWLEVHLHRALQLLDQVLHTLPPREHTL